ATTTCCTACTAAAAAGCATCAAAGTCACTGTGCAATTCTACAATGACAAGTAAACCACAGAAGGTCAAGAAGCCCAACAGGTAGGTAAAAAATAACTACCCAAGAAACAAGggtaaaacaagagaaaaaaaggcacTGTCCTCAGGCAGAGACAACATGGAAGAAGGGCTATGGAAACAGAATCAGAACTGTAATTAGAATATCTAGACAACGGGAAAAATCACGAAAGTCAATACGTAACTTTAGATATTGGACTCACTGGAGGTATAACAAGTAGCCATTAGTTCTGTGACAGCTTCTACTTTtgcaaaggagaaagaggagtcaGGAAAAGATAGAAGTTCAGGGAGTGCATCTGGAGGGAGATGGGGCTCCCTAGAGGTGACTTTAGGAACTGAAACCAGTGTGCAAGAATTCCCTAGAGGTTTAAATTACAAATTGCAATGTGCACGTCCTTGCACACAGGTAACTCTTTCATTTACCAGGTCAAGGAAACATCTGTGATGCCCCTTGGGAAATTTGaccacagaaataaatgatttttggTCATCTATATGTAGACATAAAATTATAGTCATTTATTTTTGGTCTaagaattatcatttttaagCAGATAATTAAAACGTTCAACTAGAATAAAATTatcttattgtgtttttaatgtgCACAGGAGTTCCTTgtaattgttttaaatgattGAGGGGCAAACACAATTAATTTGGTTTTGAACTGTagtgttgtgtttttgttgttttgttttaactcttCAGTAAGTTTAGGGGAAGAGTATTCTCCTCTTTCAGCTCCAATGGTTTAGTTGAAACTGCCTTAGTGACCAAAATGTCTGAGGATGGCACAGACCCAAATCCATTTCCTGCTTAAACATAATTTATCTCCCCTTCAATCCCACCGTCCTCTACGACCCCTCACAGTGGGGCCCCCTGAGCCCTTAAATTGGAGCAGCCGGAGCATAGCCCGGCGGATCGTCTTGGTCTTCAAGCTGTAAATGATAGGGTTCAGTACAGGAGGTAAGAGCAAGTAAACATTGGCCAGAATGCTACAGACCACTCTTGGGGTGGAGCTGAGAAGGCGGTGTGTAAAGGACAGGCTGATCATTGGCACATAGAAAACAGTGACAGCACAGATGTGACAGACACAAGTGCTCAGAGCTTTTTGCTGCTTCTTACGGGCCACGATGCTCAAGACGGTTCGGAGAATCAGAATGtaggagaaaagaatgaacagTAAGTCAGTGCCAGTCAGGTAGAGCTGAAGAAACATGCCCAAAAAATTGCTGATCCAGGGGTTGGAATATGTGTATTTGATCATATCTGGATGGTAGCAAAATGGGTGGGAAAGCTCTTTGCCTGAATGGAAAGATACACTCTTCAAGGCTAGAACCATGGGAAAGATGAAAATAACTTGCCGCAGGCAGATGACCAGTCCAATCACCAAGATTATCATGTCTGTGAAGACAATGGCATACTTCAGTGGGTTACAGATAGCCATAAAGCGGTCAAAGGCCATGGCTA
This DNA window, taken from Ailuropoda melanoleuca isolate Jingjing unplaced genomic scaffold, ASM200744v2 unplaced-scaffold11388, whole genome shotgun sequence, encodes the following:
- the LOC100477442 gene encoding olfactory receptor 51T1, encoding MCSQSTMVIFNNTTSSSPNFLLTAFPGLELAHVWISIPVCCLYIVALLGNSMILFVIIVERSLHKPMYYFLSMLSTVDLCLTISTLPTVLGVLWFHAREISLKACLIQMFFVHGFSFLESSVLVAMAFDRFMAICNPLKYAIVFTDMIILVIGLVICLRQVIFIFPMVLALKSVSFHSGKELSHPFCYHPDMIKYTYSNPWISNFLGMFLQLYLTGTDLLFILFSYILILRTVLSIVARKKQQKALSTCVCHICAVTVFYVPMISLSFTHRLLSSTPRVVCSILANVYLLLPPVLNPIIYSLKTKTIRRAMLRLLQFKGSGGPTVRGRRGRWD